The Candidatus Manganitrophus noduliformans genome includes a window with the following:
- a CDS encoding ubiquinol-cytochrome c reductase iron-sulfur subunit: protein MVNDKSSSSRRMGGNKKTAEVTRRGFFGKTIAAIMGLIGFGLGIPLFGYAVLPTLKKREEPWSEVGPLELIELNRPKELEVVRSSSSGWMKSNTVRSFWAYKKPDGEVVAFSPICTHLGCGYRWSDADQQFLCPCHNSVFDLEGKVLAGPAPRPLDTLPTKIEGDRLFILYQEFKAGLPKKEAI from the coding sequence ATGGTCAACGATAAATCGTCTTCCTCTCGACGAATGGGGGGGAATAAAAAGACGGCGGAGGTGACGCGAAGGGGGTTTTTCGGAAAGACCATCGCGGCGATCATGGGTTTGATCGGATTCGGATTGGGAATTCCCCTCTTCGGATATGCGGTCCTGCCGACGTTGAAGAAGCGGGAAGAGCCCTGGTCGGAGGTCGGACCGCTCGAACTGATCGAGCTTAACCGGCCGAAAGAGCTCGAAGTGGTCCGCTCCTCCTCCAGCGGCTGGATGAAGAGCAACACCGTCCGGTCGTTCTGGGCTTACAAAAAACCGGACGGCGAGGTGGTCGCCTTCTCCCCCATCTGCACCCATCTCGGCTGCGGTTATCGATGGTCCGACGCGGATCAGCAATTCCTCTGCCCCTGTCACAACTCTGTTTTTGACCTGGAAGGGAAGGTCCTCGCCGGTCCCGCCCCCCGTCCGCTCGACACCCTTCCGACGAAAATCGAAGGGGATCGGCTCTTCATTCTCTACCAGGAATTCAAAGCCGGTCTTCCCAAGAAAGAGGCGATCTGA
- a CDS encoding cation-translocating P-type ATPase yields MAWYQIDVDEIFKTLRASEEGLLNEAAEARLAQYGPNRLAEEEKISRLKILIHQFTSPLIYILLIAAVVTAFLGEHIDTGVILAVVLLNAVIGYIQEYKAEESVRSLKKMVVPKARVLRGGKEKEIQSERLVPGDIVLLSSGAKVPADLRLFRAAELNVDEAMLTGESLPVAKATEAIPAERLTPGDQVNMAFMGTVVVSGRGRGIVVETGAKTILGTIAQEVREAGVVRAPLQEKIGQFAKAIGLIVLAASGLLFLIGILIGEKIDTMFMTAVAAAVAAIPEGLPIVVTITLAIGVARMARRNAIIRNLPAVETLGGTTVIGSDKTGTLTRNEMTVRLAYDGTHTYELTGTGYAPRGEILQDGLPIEAGPLNHLRPVLRIGLLCSESDLYEENGEYKIDGDPTEGALIVAAMKGGLDPTQERERYPLVAMIPFESELGYMATLHRRENRKFIFAKGAPERILDMCAGAGAARGEIMKIADQFAAEGLRVLAMASREAPPDQETLTHDHLASGLLFAGLQGMIDPPRPEAVQAVARCRKAGIRTVMITGDHAVTARAIAKQIGIVEEGAEVLGGKALEAMDDEALFQKVKGVSVYARVAPQHKLRIVQQLIRHGEIVAVTGDGVNDAPALKAAHIGIAMGKSGTDVAREAADMVLTDDNFASIAHAVEEGRVVFDNIRKVTFFLIPTGVAAILSILGAVLIGVPIPYVPAQLLWINVVTNGLQDVALAFEPGEQGVIDRPPRNPKEGIMSRLLKERTVLVGLIISAGIIYRFIETLNDGASLEKARSVAVTTMVFFQFFQAWNSRSETESIFRIPLMSNPFLFYSLIAAFFAQLAVLYVPAFQWVFRTVPLTLTDWLEIAGTAAVVIVAVEIDKWLRRRKGGDDLLQPVPL; encoded by the coding sequence ATGGCTTGGTATCAGATCGATGTCGATGAGATTTTCAAAACCCTGAGAGCATCGGAGGAGGGGCTGCTGAATGAAGCGGCCGAGGCCCGTCTTGCGCAATATGGACCCAACCGGCTGGCGGAGGAGGAAAAGATCAGCCGGCTGAAGATCCTGATCCATCAGTTTACCAGCCCGCTTATCTATATCCTCCTGATCGCCGCCGTCGTCACCGCCTTCCTGGGAGAGCACATCGACACGGGGGTGATTCTTGCAGTCGTCCTCCTCAACGCCGTCATCGGCTACATCCAGGAGTACAAGGCGGAGGAGAGTGTCCGATCGCTCAAAAAGATGGTCGTTCCGAAGGCAAGGGTTTTGCGGGGTGGAAAGGAGAAGGAGATCCAGAGCGAGCGGCTGGTCCCCGGCGATATCGTTCTCCTCTCCTCCGGGGCTAAAGTTCCGGCCGATTTGCGGCTCTTTCGGGCGGCGGAGCTGAATGTCGATGAAGCGATGTTGACCGGAGAATCCCTCCCCGTCGCCAAAGCGACCGAGGCCATCCCTGCGGAACGCCTCACCCCCGGCGATCAGGTGAACATGGCCTTCATGGGAACCGTGGTGGTCAGCGGCCGGGGACGGGGGATCGTCGTCGAGACCGGCGCCAAAACCATTCTCGGAACGATCGCCCAGGAGGTGAGGGAGGCCGGCGTGGTCAGGGCCCCCCTTCAGGAGAAGATCGGACAGTTCGCCAAGGCGATCGGGCTGATTGTCCTGGCCGCTTCCGGCCTCCTCTTTCTGATCGGCATCCTGATCGGAGAGAAGATCGACACGATGTTCATGACAGCGGTGGCGGCGGCGGTGGCCGCCATTCCGGAAGGGCTGCCGATCGTCGTCACGATCACCCTGGCGATCGGGGTGGCGCGGATGGCCCGGCGAAACGCGATCATCCGGAATCTTCCGGCGGTCGAAACCCTCGGCGGCACCACGGTCATCGGATCGGACAAGACCGGAACCCTCACCCGGAACGAGATGACCGTCCGCCTGGCCTACGACGGGACGCACACGTATGAATTGACCGGGACCGGATACGCGCCGCGCGGGGAAATTCTGCAGGACGGGCTGCCGATCGAAGCGGGGCCGTTGAATCACCTCCGCCCCGTTTTGAGAATCGGCCTCCTCTGCAGTGAATCGGATCTCTACGAAGAAAATGGGGAATACAAGATCGACGGCGATCCGACCGAAGGGGCGCTGATTGTCGCCGCCATGAAGGGAGGGCTCGACCCGACGCAAGAGCGGGAGCGTTATCCGCTCGTTGCGATGATCCCCTTTGAATCGGAGCTCGGCTACATGGCCACACTACACCGCCGCGAAAATCGAAAATTCATCTTCGCCAAGGGGGCGCCCGAACGAATCCTGGACATGTGCGCCGGCGCTGGAGCGGCGCGCGGCGAGATCATGAAGATCGCCGATCAGTTCGCCGCGGAAGGGCTTCGGGTCCTGGCGATGGCCTCTCGGGAAGCCCCCCCGGATCAGGAGACGCTCACACACGATCATCTCGCTTCCGGGCTTCTCTTCGCCGGGCTGCAGGGGATGATCGACCCTCCCCGGCCCGAAGCGGTCCAGGCCGTCGCGCGGTGCCGGAAGGCCGGAATCCGCACCGTGATGATCACCGGCGATCACGCCGTCACCGCGCGGGCGATCGCGAAGCAGATCGGGATCGTCGAAGAGGGGGCGGAAGTCCTCGGGGGGAAAGCGCTTGAGGCGATGGACGATGAGGCGCTCTTTCAGAAAGTAAAAGGGGTCTCGGTTTATGCGCGGGTCGCGCCGCAGCACAAGCTTCGGATCGTCCAGCAGTTGATCCGGCACGGCGAGATTGTCGCGGTCACCGGCGACGGGGTGAACGATGCCCCGGCGCTGAAGGCGGCCCATATCGGGATCGCCATGGGGAAGAGCGGCACCGACGTGGCGAGGGAGGCGGCCGACATGGTCCTCACCGACGACAACTTCGCCAGCATCGCCCACGCGGTGGAGGAGGGGAGGGTCGTCTTCGACAACATCCGGAAGGTCACCTTCTTTCTCATCCCGACCGGGGTCGCGGCGATCCTCTCGATCCTCGGCGCTGTCCTCATCGGCGTCCCGATCCCGTATGTGCCGGCGCAGCTTTTGTGGATCAACGTGGTGACGAACGGCTTGCAGGACGTCGCCCTGGCCTTCGAGCCGGGAGAGCAGGGGGTCATCGACCGTCCCCCGCGAAACCCGAAAGAAGGGATCATGTCGCGCCTCTTGAAGGAGCGGACCGTTCTGGTCGGCCTGATCATCTCGGCGGGAATCATCTATCGATTTATCGAGACGCTCAACGACGGCGCCTCGCTCGAAAAGGCCCGGTCGGTGGCGGTGACGACGATGGTCTTCTTCCAATTCTTTCAGGCATGGAACAGCCGCTCCGAAACGGAATCGATCTTTCGAATTCCGCTGATGAGCAATCCGTTCCTCTTCTACAGCCTGATCGCCGCCTTCTTCGCCCAGCTGGCGGTCCTCTATGTCCCGGCCTTTCAATGGGTCTTTCGAACCGTTCCTCTCACCCTCACCGATTGGCTGGAGATTGCCGGGACGGCGGCGGTGGTCATCGTCGCCGTGGAGATTGACAAATGGCTTCGGAGAAGAAAGGGGGGTGATGACCTCCTCCAACCCGTCCCCCTTTAA
- a CDS encoding cyclic nucleotide-binding/CBS domain-containing protein, giving the protein MIPLVERFMTTKINAIDAEKNIAEVAKEMANHRIGSLLVTRKGTYVGIITETDIVRKVIAKQLDPSGIPARQVMQSPLITIEADRTVMEANDLMEGKGIRHLAVTRGGEVVGVFSVRDLLRPLYMEEMAGFFLGPPE; this is encoded by the coding sequence ATGATTCCCCTGGTGGAACGATTCATGACAACGAAAATCAACGCGATCGACGCTGAGAAAAACATCGCGGAAGTGGCTAAGGAGATGGCGAATCATCGGATCGGAAGCCTCTTGGTGACGCGAAAAGGGACCTACGTCGGGATCATCACCGAGACCGATATCGTCCGAAAGGTGATCGCAAAACAGCTCGATCCCTCCGGCATTCCGGCCCGGCAGGTGATGCAGTCCCCTCTCATCACCATCGAGGCCGACAGAACGGTGATGGAGGCGAATGACCTGATGGAGGGGAAGGGAATCCGCCACCTTGCCGTGACCCGCGGGGGAGAGGTGGTCGGCGTCTTTTCGGTCCGGGATCTCCTCCGGCCGCTCTACATGGAAGAGATGGCCGGATTTTTCCTCGGCCCGCCGGAATAA
- a CDS encoding universal stress protein, whose amino-acid sequence MKKIKRIFIATDFSDTSKEAFNHAVQLARQMDATLLLAHVIEPIDMAASHLEPFGFHELRLQQRLDWMVQPVREEGLLVETHLLKGDPAAEIIKAAGDLQCDLIVMGTHGRTGVPRLLMGSVTERVLRASPVPIVAVRQPIAAEREKVEAEETTEAA is encoded by the coding sequence ATGAAGAAGATAAAGAGAATTTTCATTGCGACCGATTTCTCGGACACCTCGAAAGAGGCATTTAATCATGCGGTCCAACTCGCCCGGCAAATGGACGCGACCCTTCTTTTAGCCCATGTCATAGAGCCGATCGACATGGCCGCCTCCCACCTCGAACCATTCGGCTTTCATGAACTGAGGCTGCAACAGAGGCTCGATTGGATGGTTCAGCCGGTGAGGGAGGAGGGGCTCTTGGTCGAAACCCACCTTCTCAAGGGAGATCCCGCCGCCGAGATTATCAAAGCGGCGGGGGATCTTCAGTGCGATCTCATCGTGATGGGAACGCACGGCAGAACGGGGGTACCGCGCCTGTTGATGGGGAGCGTGACGGAGCGGGTTCTTCGCGCTTCTCCCGTCCCCATCGTGGCGGTGCGGCAGCCGATAGCGGCCGAGAGGGAAAAAGTAGAGGCGGAAGAGACGACCGAGGCCGCTTGA
- a CDS encoding ABC1 kinase family protein has protein sequence MNDRSLQFKWTDLNRLRTIVGVVFESGGDLLIQRLRLKYFIPLWFRLRAVFTRRPPEAPLMKIDGSGPILSPALLRSVLERLGPTFVKLGQVLSMRADLVGEPLSRELSKLQSDVAPFPYEAVRRIVAEEFGAPPEALFKSFEEKPAAAGSLAQVHRALLIDGTEVAVKVQRPEIEKIIRQDIHLLYYLSRLAERFIPEWNIYRPTRIVKEFADWTLRELDFEAEGHHAERFRAIFKENPNIHIPRVYWEWTTKRVLTMTFSHGVKADDLAGMEALGIDRKRLASIGVDAFFEQFLIAGFFHADPHPGNFFATPEGSLCLHDFGMVGYLDEEARRTLLHALLAFVKKDMEGFTKHFLRLALIDERSDVSGFKKDLSNILSEFFYSPHPPSAARAFFRAINQGTRNGIRFPSDLALFGKAILTTEGMGLLLYPEFDFNRELEPFVQKTWQAYWSPRRLLRTVETDLLDRLELVKNLPDRVEKVLIKLERGEIGVKLDAGDLHGIKQEFDRQNDLRILGLVLTALSVVTLGLFYLEGKRVLFGLSLSHLSAAICGALFLWFLSRLRQTPLP, from the coding sequence ATGAATGACCGATCGCTCCAATTCAAATGGACCGACTTGAATCGCCTGCGGACGATCGTCGGGGTCGTCTTCGAATCGGGGGGGGACCTCCTCATTCAGCGATTGCGGCTGAAATACTTCATCCCCCTTTGGTTTCGGCTCCGGGCCGTTTTCACCCGGCGTCCCCCGGAAGCCCCCCTGATGAAAATCGACGGGAGCGGTCCGATCCTCTCCCCCGCCCTCCTCCGATCGGTCCTGGAGCGATTGGGACCGACCTTCGTCAAGTTGGGACAGGTCTTGAGCATGCGGGCCGATCTCGTCGGCGAGCCCCTCTCCCGGGAGCTCTCCAAGCTGCAAAGCGACGTCGCGCCCTTTCCGTACGAAGCGGTCCGCCGGATCGTCGCGGAAGAATTCGGCGCCCCCCCGGAGGCGCTCTTCAAATCGTTCGAGGAAAAACCGGCGGCGGCCGGATCGCTTGCCCAGGTCCATCGCGCGCTTTTAATCGACGGGACCGAAGTCGCCGTCAAAGTCCAGCGGCCGGAGATCGAGAAAATCATCCGGCAGGACATTCATCTTCTCTATTATTTGTCCCGTCTGGCGGAGCGCTTCATCCCGGAGTGGAACATCTACCGGCCGACCCGGATCGTGAAGGAGTTCGCCGACTGGACCCTGCGGGAGCTCGACTTCGAGGCCGAGGGACATCACGCCGAACGCTTCCGGGCGATCTTCAAGGAGAATCCGAACATCCACATTCCCCGGGTCTACTGGGAGTGGACGACGAAGCGGGTCCTCACGATGACCTTCTCGCATGGGGTCAAGGCCGACGACTTGGCGGGAATGGAGGCATTGGGAATCGATCGAAAACGGCTCGCCTCGATCGGGGTCGATGCTTTCTTCGAGCAGTTTCTGATCGCCGGGTTTTTCCATGCCGATCCGCACCCCGGCAATTTCTTCGCCACGCCGGAGGGGTCGCTCTGCCTGCACGATTTCGGGATGGTCGGTTATTTGGATGAGGAGGCGCGACGCACCCTGCTTCATGCCCTCCTCGCCTTCGTCAAAAAAGACATGGAGGGGTTCACCAAACACTTTCTCCGCCTGGCGTTGATCGACGAACGAAGCGACGTCAGCGGCTTCAAGAAAGATCTCTCCAACATTTTGAGCGAGTTTTTCTACTCGCCCCATCCGCCGAGCGCCGCCCGCGCCTTCTTCCGGGCGATCAATCAGGGAACGCGAAACGGCATCCGGTTCCCCTCCGACCTCGCCCTCTTCGGCAAGGCGATCCTGACCACCGAGGGGATGGGGCTGCTCCTTTATCCCGAATTCGACTTCAACCGGGAGCTGGAGCCGTTCGTCCAAAAAACGTGGCAGGCGTATTGGAGCCCCCGTCGCCTCCTCCGGACCGTTGAAACCGACCTCTTAGATCGCTTGGAGCTTGTCAAGAACCTTCCGGATCGAGTCGAAAAGGTCCTGATCAAGCTGGAGCGGGGGGAGATCGGCGTGAAGCTCGACGCCGGCGACCTCCATGGGATCAAGCAGGAGTTTGATCGGCAAAACGACCTTCGGATCTTGGGACTCGTCCTCACGGCCCTCTCCGTCGTCACCCTCGGCCTTTTCTATCTGGAAGGGAAACGGGTCCTCTTCGGCCTCTCCCTCAGCCACCTGAGCGCGGCAATCTGTGGAGCGCTCTTTCTCTGGTTTCTCTCCCGGCTCAGACAGACGCCCCTGCCGTGA
- a CDS encoding universal stress protein, which yields MKINTILVPTDFSELSNEAVDYAFSMAKRIGAKMVFMHTLEWPDHPDEMTPMADEGYAFMKDRGNAMLHDLVEQAEKEGLEASALLADGVPFVEIIQGARKHNADLIIMGTHGRTGFSHVMMGSQAEKVVRQAPCPVLTIKSPQHVFTPA from the coding sequence ATGAAGATCAATACCATTCTCGTCCCCACCGATTTTTCAGAGCTCTCCAACGAGGCGGTCGACTACGCCTTTTCGATGGCCAAACGGATCGGCGCAAAGATGGTTTTTATGCACACCCTCGAATGGCCCGATCATCCCGATGAGATGACCCCGATGGCCGATGAGGGATACGCCTTCATGAAAGACCGCGGCAACGCCATGCTCCATGATCTTGTGGAGCAGGCCGAAAAGGAAGGGCTGGAGGCAAGCGCGCTGTTGGCCGACGGGGTCCCCTTCGTAGAGATCATTCAGGGGGCGCGGAAGCACAATGCCGATCTGATCATCATGGGGACACATGGACGGACCGGGTTCTCGCACGTCATGATGGGAAGCCAGGCGGAGAAGGTGGTCCGGCAGGCCCCCTGCCCCGTCCTGACGATCAAGAGCCCGCAGCATGTCTTCACGCCGGCCTGA
- a CDS encoding response regulator: protein MSSQTLQPVKILLVEDNLQDIEITRRAFARGKVKNELIVVRDGQEALDYLYHQGKYSDLIAFPRPGMILLDLNLPKVGGMEVLQQIKKDEGLKSIPVIVLTASPREEDVVRTYNLGVNTYIQKPVEFDNFMRVVHAVQEYWIVIASLPPSG, encoded by the coding sequence ATGTCGAGTCAAACGCTTCAACCGGTGAAGATCCTCCTGGTGGAGGACAACCTGCAGGATATCGAGATTACCCGGCGCGCCTTCGCCAGAGGAAAGGTAAAAAATGAGCTGATCGTGGTCAGAGACGGGCAGGAGGCCCTCGACTATCTCTACCATCAGGGAAAATACAGCGATCTCATCGCTTTCCCTCGCCCCGGCATGATCCTGCTCGATCTGAATTTGCCGAAGGTCGGCGGGATGGAGGTGCTCCAGCAGATAAAGAAGGATGAGGGGCTGAAATCGATTCCGGTGATCGTTCTGACCGCCTCCCCCCGAGAGGAGGATGTCGTGCGCACCTACAATTTGGGCGTCAACACCTACATCCAAAAACCGGTCGAGTTCGACAACTTCATGCGGGTCGTCCACGCGGTTCAGGAGTACTGGATCGTCATCGCCTCGCTTCCCCCCTCCGGTTAG
- a CDS encoding sensor histidine kinase, giving the protein MNDREKTKEQLLAEIDLLRRRLAQAEETESTHRKAGLKFQRLLEVAPDGIIIVDRGGLITLVNAQAEKLFGYLREELLGQPIEILVPERFRGAHVGHRENYHTQPRTRPMGAGLDLAGRRKDGSEFPVEISLSPIETEEGARVISIVRDITDKKGAEQKLREKIREMDDFVHVVSHDLKEPLRGIEAFAGFLAEDYAHLLDNEGRRYVQFLKSSAVRMKDLIHDLLTLASISRKAPAQQKIDLNQIFRKVEEDLSYTIEQKKVRISRKHLLPTVVCDPTRMGELFKNLLSNAIKFNMSSVPEIEIDLKEEKGFYLFSVKDNGIGIDPRYQAQIFGLFERLHPQEEFEGTGAGLAICKKIIEDCGGKIWVESAPGKGSTFFFTLPQKDSR; this is encoded by the coding sequence ATGAACGACAGAGAAAAAACGAAAGAACAACTTCTCGCGGAGATCGACCTCCTCCGTCGCCGACTGGCGCAGGCAGAGGAAACCGAGAGCACCCATCGTAAGGCGGGGTTGAAGTTTCAGCGCCTTTTGGAGGTGGCTCCCGATGGAATCATCATCGTCGATCGGGGCGGATTGATCACGCTGGTGAACGCCCAGGCGGAAAAGCTCTTCGGCTATCTCCGTGAAGAGCTGCTCGGCCAGCCGATCGAGATCCTGGTGCCGGAGCGCTTTCGGGGGGCGCATGTCGGCCACCGGGAAAACTATCACACCCAGCCGCGGACCCGGCCGATGGGGGCCGGCCTCGACCTGGCGGGCCGCCGCAAAGACGGGAGCGAGTTCCCGGTGGAGATCAGCCTGAGCCCGATTGAAACAGAGGAGGGGGCCCGGGTCATCAGCATCGTCCGCGACATCACCGACAAGAAGGGGGCGGAACAGAAGCTGCGCGAGAAAATCCGCGAGATGGACGACTTCGTTCATGTCGTCTCGCACGATCTGAAGGAACCGCTGCGGGGAATCGAGGCGTTCGCCGGATTCCTCGCCGAAGATTACGCTCATCTATTAGACAACGAGGGACGCCGCTATGTTCAATTTCTCAAATCTTCCGCCGTCCGGATGAAAGATTTAATCCACGACCTGCTGACGCTCGCCTCGATTTCTCGAAAGGCCCCCGCGCAGCAGAAGATCGATCTCAACCAGATCTTCAGGAAGGTCGAGGAAGATCTCTCTTATACAATCGAGCAGAAGAAGGTCCGGATCTCCCGGAAACATCTCCTCCCGACGGTCGTTTGCGATCCGACCCGGATGGGAGAGCTCTTCAAGAATCTTCTCTCCAACGCCATTAAATTCAATATGTCGTCCGTTCCGGAGATAGAAATCGACCTCAAAGAGGAGAAGGGGTTTTATCTCTTCTCGGTCAAGGACAACGGCATCGGGATCGATCCCCGCTATCAGGCTCAGATCTTCGGACTCTTCGAGCGGCTCCATCCCCAGGAGGAGTTCGAGGGGACCGGCGCGGGGCTCGCCATCTGCAAGAAGATCATCGAGGACTGCGGCGGGAAAATTTGGGTCGAGTCTGCGCCGGGGAAAGGAAGCACCTTCTTCTTTACCCTTCCCCAAAAGGACTCACGATAA
- a CDS encoding response regulator transcription factor: MSTVNKESIPIFLVEDSPSDIEVIRRSLKKGGISNPLHIARDGQEAVDFLHERFAHPGVLILDIHLPKINGIDVLHEAKQIDPDIIAIMLTSHASMKTAIQSLRREGAFDYLEKSKDDLPQLIEAVRLAIEKRALQLQSRWVVQAEGSERVIDMKKVQETFDLSTREVDVVKCLCRGDANKEIADRLFISELTVKGHLKKIYQKMDVHNRATLVSKILSGPMLGV, encoded by the coding sequence ATGAGTACCGTCAACAAAGAGTCGATTCCGATCTTTCTGGTGGAGGACAGCCCTTCCGACATCGAAGTGATCCGGCGCTCCCTCAAGAAGGGGGGCATCTCGAATCCGCTCCACATCGCGCGGGACGGTCAGGAGGCGGTCGATTTTCTCCACGAACGGTTTGCCCACCCGGGCGTTCTGATCCTCGATATCCATCTTCCAAAAATCAACGGCATCGATGTTTTGCACGAGGCCAAACAGATCGATCCCGATATCATCGCGATCATGCTGACCAGCCACGCTTCCATGAAGACCGCCATCCAGTCTTTGAGGCGGGAAGGGGCTTTCGATTACCTTGAGAAGTCAAAGGACGATCTGCCGCAGCTGATCGAAGCGGTCCGTCTCGCAATCGAGAAGCGGGCCCTTCAGCTTCAGAGCCGCTGGGTGGTCCAGGCCGAGGGGAGCGAGCGGGTCATCGACATGAAGAAGGTTCAAGAGACGTTCGATCTCTCCACCCGGGAGGTGGACGTCGTCAAGTGCCTCTGCCGGGGGGACGCCAACAAGGAGATCGCCGACCGGCTCTTCATCAGCGAGCTGACCGTCAAAGGACATCTCAAGAAGATCTATCAAAAGATGGACGTTCACAACCGGGCCACCCTCGTCTCCAAAATCTTGTCCGGACCGATGCTCGGCGTATAA
- a CDS encoding universal stress protein: protein MEKVNKIFVPTDFSSCSQAAIAYAVFLAQQLNATLLLTHILTPLSYPLDFALIEYSEFDRVQASQALDRIARPWQQKGIQIETHLFKGDPATEIADKAKRLECDLIVMGTHGRSGMAHLMMGSVAERVVRTASIPVLTVRSWTEKEAEKVPQVEKLEEQMAAAGSSGNWGIMI, encoded by the coding sequence ATGGAAAAGGTGAATAAAATTTTCGTGCCGACCGACTTTTCGTCGTGCTCACAAGCGGCGATCGCTTATGCGGTTTTTCTCGCGCAACAGCTGAACGCGACGCTCCTTCTGACCCATATTTTAACCCCGCTCAGCTACCCGCTCGATTTTGCGCTGATCGAATACTCCGAATTCGATCGGGTGCAGGCCAGCCAGGCGCTCGATCGGATCGCGCGCCCTTGGCAACAGAAGGGGATCCAGATCGAGACCCATCTCTTCAAGGGAGATCCGGCCACGGAGATCGCCGATAAGGCGAAGCGTCTGGAATGCGATCTCATCGTGATGGGAACCCACGGGAGAAGCGGCATGGCCCATTTGATGATGGGAAGCGTGGCCGAGAGGGTCGTCCGAACCGCGTCGATCCCGGTCCTGACCGTCCGGTCGTGGACAGAGAAAGAGGCGGAGAAAGTTCCCCAAGTAGAAAAGCTCGAAGAACAAATGGCGGCAGCCGGTTCCTCGGGCAACTGGGGAATCATGATTTGA
- a CDS encoding HPP family protein — protein sequence MRGTDYWIGGKTLWEMDASHMMEREVVSFTSDASCHDLSEAMIKGRFGGIPIVDTERRLIGIVTEFDLLNALLAGLDLRETSAREVMSEPICITAEMAAEEMMVLFQSGHLIRVPVVDKENRLTGMVTRRDLLAGYLESSLGPLPVF from the coding sequence ATGCGTGGAACAGACTATTGGATTGGGGGCAAAACACTTTGGGAAATGGATGCCTCGCATATGATGGAACGGGAAGTCGTCTCCTTCACATCCGACGCTTCCTGCCATGACCTTTCGGAAGCAATGATCAAAGGACGCTTCGGCGGAATTCCGATCGTCGACACCGAGAGACGGCTCATCGGGATCGTCACCGAATTCGACCTCCTCAACGCCCTGCTCGCCGGATTGGATTTAAGGGAAACCTCGGCGAGAGAGGTGATGTCGGAGCCGATCTGCATCACGGCGGAGATGGCGGCGGAGGAGATGATGGTTCTTTTTCAATCAGGCCATCTCATCCGTGTCCCGGTGGTCGACAAGGAGAACCGTTTAACCGGGATGGTCACCCGCCGGGATCTCCTGGCCGGTTATCTCGAATCGTCCTTGGGACCGCTCCCCGTATTTTAG